From a region of the Coprococcus comes ATCC 27758 genome:
- a CDS encoding DUF3310 domain-containing protein — translation MKEIRPDHYKQTSLECFSVMKLFLGKRGFVAFCMGNVFKYLWRHEAKNGQEDVDKAGTYLMQLNDMKKHGELAKSDERKLESLMELYRKESEKYAQS, via the coding sequence ACCAGATCACTACAAGCAGACAAGCCTTGAATGTTTTTCTGTGATGAAATTGTTTTTAGGGAAAAGAGGTTTTGTGGCATTTTGTATGGGAAATGTTTTCAAGTACCTTTGGAGACATGAAGCAAAGAACGGGCAAGAAGATGTTGATAAAGCCGGTACATATCTGATGCAACTGAACGATATGAAAAAGCATGGTGAACTGGCGAAGTCGGATGAAAGAAAGCTTGAATCGCTGATGGAGCTGTACAGAAAGGAGTCGGAAAAGTATGCACAATCATAA